From Hartmannibacter diazotrophicus, a single genomic window includes:
- a CDS encoding gamma-glutamylcyclotransferase family protein yields the protein MTRQHKDGAAGDRIVGYVGYGSLVNRETLRTDFVDLVPCRLSGWRRAWRHRILRSSGQTQTVLTAMADAAASIDGVVVLDRLDNLPLVDARERGYDRHPVDRSMLEIDGILPPEIDLYVYVSRSPHLGGPEESHPVPLSYVDVVMAGYVRLFGRAGAQRFVASTDGWDVPRLDDRAAPTYPRAIACDPDLETLVDDLMAAARA from the coding sequence ATGACGAGACAGCACAAGGACGGGGCGGCCGGCGACCGGATCGTCGGGTATGTCGGCTACGGATCGTTGGTGAACCGCGAAACGCTGCGGACCGATTTCGTCGATCTCGTTCCCTGCCGGCTTTCCGGCTGGCGACGGGCCTGGCGCCACCGCATCCTTCGATCCTCCGGCCAGACGCAGACCGTGCTGACGGCGATGGCCGATGCGGCTGCCTCGATCGACGGGGTGGTCGTGCTCGACCGGCTGGACAACCTGCCGCTCGTCGACGCGCGCGAGCGCGGCTATGACCGCCATCCGGTCGACCGGTCGATGCTGGAGATCGACGGCATCCTTCCGCCAGAGATCGATCTCTATGTCTATGTTTCCCGTTCGCCGCATCTTGGCGGGCCGGAAGAGAGCCATCCGGTGCCGCTCTCCTATGTGGATGTGGTGATGGCGGGTTACGTGCGGCTGTTCGGCCGGGCAGGGGCCCAGCGCTTCGTCGCCTCGACCGACGGGTGGGACGTTCCGCGTCTCGACGACCGCGCCGCGCCGACCTATCCGCGCGCCATTGCTTGCGATCCGGACCTCGAAACCCTTGTCGACGACCTCATGGCGGCCGCAAGGGCCTGA
- a CDS encoding DUF1489 family protein, whose protein sequence is MTIHLIKLCVGAESVEDLQSWIDERMAVRRRDGRPIEQIHTTRMFPKRVSEILDGGSLYWVIKGLVLVRQPIADLRPVKGEDGISRCEIVLEPVLTRTAPQPRRPFQGWRYLTPKDAPRDIGLVGVDDGMPEDMRRALGELGLI, encoded by the coding sequence ATGACCATCCATCTCATCAAGCTTTGCGTCGGGGCCGAAAGCGTCGAGGATCTGCAGTCGTGGATCGACGAGCGCATGGCCGTGCGCCGGCGCGACGGACGGCCGATCGAGCAGATCCACACGACGCGGATGTTTCCCAAGAGAGTTTCCGAGATTCTCGACGGCGGGTCGCTCTACTGGGTGATCAAGGGGCTCGTTCTGGTCCGGCAGCCAATCGCGGATCTTCGCCCGGTCAAGGGCGAAGACGGCATTTCCCGCTGCGAGATCGTGCTTGAACCGGTGCTGACCCGCACGGCGCCGCAGCCGAGGCGTCCGTTCCAGGGCTGGCGCTATCTGACGCCGAAAGACGCGCCGCGCGACATCGGCCTTGTCGGGGTGGACGACGGCATGCCGGAGGATATGCGCCGGGCGCTGGGCGAGTTGGGGCTGATCTGA
- the gor gene encoding glutathione-disulfide reductase, with protein sequence MPTYDYDLFVIGAGSGGVRAARIASGYGARVAIAEEYRVGGTCVIRGCVPKKLLVYASRFGDEFEDAAGFGWSVGETSFDWATLIGNKDKEIDRLERAYVSNLEKAKVEIIPARGELTDAHTVRLSTGRSVTAERILIATGGRPFVPEFPGREHVITSNEAFHLAELPKRVVVLGGGYIASEFACIFAGLGAKTTQLYRGKQILRGFDVELAGAVQEEMIKRGVDVRVGTDVVSVEKTDAGFRVRTTTGDTIETDCVMAATGRVPNTNGLGLETAGVETKANGAIAVDAMSQTSAPNIYAVGDVTDRVNLTPVAIREGHAFADTVYGGKEVVVDHSLIPTAVFTTPELGTVGLTQEQALERCGALDIYRARFRPMKMTLAGRDEKMFMKLLVDMETDKVLGAHIMGPDAGEFAQLLGIVISMGARKADFDRTMAVHPTATEELVTMRTPSESIRREEVLEPSPVNME encoded by the coding sequence ATGCCGACCTACGACTATGATCTCTTCGTCATCGGGGCAGGGTCTGGCGGCGTGCGCGCGGCGCGTATCGCCTCCGGCTATGGCGCGCGGGTGGCGATCGCCGAGGAGTACCGGGTCGGCGGGACTTGCGTCATTCGCGGCTGCGTGCCGAAAAAGCTGCTGGTTTACGCATCCCGCTTCGGTGACGAGTTCGAAGATGCGGCCGGCTTTGGCTGGAGCGTGGGCGAGACGTCCTTCGACTGGGCAACGCTAATCGGCAACAAGGACAAGGAAATCGACAGGCTCGAGAGGGCCTATGTCAGCAATCTGGAAAAGGCCAAGGTCGAGATCATTCCCGCCCGGGGCGAGCTGACTGATGCGCACACCGTCCGCCTGTCGACGGGGCGGAGCGTCACCGCCGAACGGATCCTGATTGCGACCGGCGGGCGGCCGTTCGTGCCAGAGTTTCCGGGCCGCGAGCATGTGATCACCTCCAACGAGGCCTTTCATCTGGCCGAGTTGCCCAAGCGTGTCGTCGTCCTTGGCGGCGGATACATCGCCAGCGAATTCGCCTGCATCTTCGCCGGTCTTGGCGCCAAGACGACGCAGCTTTACCGGGGCAAGCAGATCCTGCGCGGTTTCGATGTCGAGCTTGCCGGCGCGGTCCAGGAAGAGATGATCAAGCGCGGTGTCGACGTGCGCGTCGGGACGGATGTCGTGTCGGTCGAAAAGACCGACGCGGGCTTCCGCGTTCGCACCACGACGGGCGATACGATCGAAACCGATTGCGTCATGGCCGCCACCGGCCGCGTGCCCAATACTAACGGTCTCGGGCTTGAGACCGCCGGTGTCGAGACCAAGGCCAATGGGGCTATCGCCGTCGATGCGATGTCGCAGACGTCGGCGCCGAACATCTACGCCGTCGGCGACGTCACGGACCGGGTCAACCTGACCCCGGTGGCGATCCGTGAAGGCCATGCCTTCGCCGATACCGTTTATGGCGGTAAGGAGGTCGTGGTCGACCATTCGCTCATTCCGACCGCCGTCTTCACGACGCCGGAGCTTGGCACCGTCGGGCTGACGCAGGAGCAGGCGCTGGAGCGCTGCGGCGCGCTCGACATCTACAGGGCCCGCTTCCGGCCGATGAAGATGACGCTGGCGGGACGCGACGAGAAGATGTTCATGAAGCTTCTCGTCGACATGGAGACGGACAAGGTGCTCGGCGCCCACATCATGGGCCCCGATGCCGGAGAGTTCGCGCAGCTTCTGGGCATTGTCATTTCCATGGGCGCGCGCAAGGCGGACTTCGACCGGACCATGGCCGTTCACCCGACGGCGACGGAGGAACTGGTGACGATGCGCACGCCGTCGGAAAGCATCCGCCGCGAGGAAGTGCTCGAACCGAGCCCCGTCAACATGGAGTGA